Proteins co-encoded in one Crateriforma spongiae genomic window:
- a CDS encoding glycoside hydrolase family 95 protein, whose protein sequence is MSIVIGRCLVAVLVAGGLVSQALAVVPSGAKLNDHRAKLLKESASELTGRSEAPESPSALWYRQPARNWNEALPIGNGRLGGMVYGGVNREWIQLNEDSLWSGANIDHYMPNGPEVLKQARELMFAGRYGDAEQLVAQKFLSVRLPSGTHTYQTLGDLELTFPSADEVKDYRRDLDLDQAVTRVRYEVDGVRYLREIFASPVDQAIVVRISSDHPGKVGFGATLQRRFHADVEARGSDELVMSGHARSTNTRPQDTNDFPSHAEGVHFVARMKIVPEGGVVKAADGKLEVSGADSAMILLTAATSFRGGDPHVVSQNQLDKAAAKDFQVLLNDHLEEHRRLFRRVKLELGDANAANQPTDVRMAALDSGKRDPQLLALYFQFGRYLLISSSRPGCAAANLQGLWADGFSPPWNADYHININIQMNYWMAQSCGLAECHEPFFDFVESLVPGGRKTAKTMFGCNGFVAGHTSDLWANSSIFGKPRYGMWVTGPAWCLRQFWERWLFSGDREFLEERAYPMMKESAEFFVDFLVEDPSTGKLVSGPTTSPENNIQAPDGSHGALSMGPAMDQQIIYELFTHCILASEVLDKDRKFREQLIDLRARLADPVKVGADGRVLEWQEGLEEVAKGHRHVSHLYALHPSWQISPGTTPQWAAAARKTIDHRLAHGGGHTGWSRAWIINFYARLLDGEKCDENLQALLIKSTLPNFFDTHPPFQIDGNLGATAGIAEMLLQSHEQANDGLPVIALLPALPRVWSDGAVKGLRARGGFEVDITWKDGKLVAAKLHSRIGRPCQVRYGNKTIDLQTEVDASYDLKDRF, encoded by the coding sequence ATGAGTATAGTGATAGGAAGATGCTTGGTGGCGGTGTTGGTCGCCGGTGGGTTGGTCAGTCAGGCCTTGGCGGTGGTCCCGTCCGGGGCCAAATTGAACGATCATCGTGCGAAACTGTTAAAGGAATCTGCTAGCGAGTTGACGGGGCGATCCGAGGCGCCTGAGTCGCCAAGTGCATTGTGGTACCGTCAGCCCGCACGAAATTGGAATGAAGCACTTCCGATCGGAAACGGCCGATTGGGCGGAATGGTGTACGGCGGCGTCAACCGCGAGTGGATTCAGTTGAATGAAGATTCGCTTTGGTCGGGTGCCAATATCGATCACTACATGCCTAATGGCCCCGAGGTCCTGAAACAGGCTCGTGAATTGATGTTCGCGGGGCGGTACGGCGACGCTGAACAATTAGTCGCACAGAAGTTTTTGAGTGTCCGTTTGCCATCGGGGACACACACTTATCAGACGCTCGGTGATTTGGAGTTGACGTTTCCTTCCGCCGATGAGGTGAAAGATTATCGACGAGACTTGGATTTAGACCAAGCGGTTACACGTGTTCGATATGAGGTGGACGGCGTTCGGTATCTGCGAGAGATATTCGCCAGCCCGGTCGATCAAGCCATTGTGGTACGGATCAGCAGCGACCACCCGGGAAAGGTTGGTTTTGGTGCGACCTTGCAGCGACGATTTCATGCCGACGTTGAAGCCAGGGGAAGCGACGAATTGGTGATGTCTGGACATGCCCGCAGCACCAACACCCGTCCTCAGGATACAAATGATTTTCCTTCCCATGCCGAGGGGGTGCATTTCGTTGCAAGAATGAAGATCGTTCCTGAGGGTGGAGTTGTGAAAGCGGCCGATGGGAAACTGGAAGTCTCCGGTGCTGATTCGGCCATGATTCTACTGACCGCCGCGACCAGTTTTCGCGGAGGTGATCCCCATGTGGTTAGCCAAAATCAATTGGACAAGGCTGCTGCCAAAGACTTCCAAGTTCTTCTTAACGATCATTTGGAAGAACACCGCCGTTTGTTTCGGCGCGTGAAATTGGAATTGGGCGATGCAAACGCCGCGAATCAGCCCACCGATGTGCGGATGGCTGCGTTGGATTCAGGGAAGAGAGATCCGCAGCTGCTTGCCCTCTATTTTCAGTTCGGTCGCTATCTTTTGATCTCCAGTTCTCGGCCGGGTTGTGCGGCGGCGAATCTGCAGGGTCTTTGGGCCGACGGATTTAGCCCGCCTTGGAATGCTGATTATCACATTAACATCAACATCCAGATGAACTACTGGATGGCTCAGTCTTGCGGCCTAGCTGAATGTCACGAACCGTTCTTTGATTTTGTCGAATCGTTGGTGCCTGGCGGGCGGAAAACGGCCAAAACGATGTTTGGTTGTAATGGCTTTGTCGCAGGCCACACGTCCGATTTGTGGGCCAATAGCTCGATTTTTGGCAAACCACGTTACGGAATGTGGGTGACCGGGCCGGCGTGGTGTTTGCGTCAGTTTTGGGAGCGGTGGTTGTTTTCTGGTGATCGCGAGTTTTTGGAAGAACGTGCGTATCCGATGATGAAAGAATCGGCAGAATTCTTCGTCGATTTTTTGGTGGAAGATCCGTCGACCGGAAAATTGGTGTCGGGGCCGACGACATCACCAGAGAACAACATTCAAGCCCCCGACGGCAGTCACGGTGCGCTTTCGATGGGGCCTGCAATGGATCAACAGATCATTTATGAGCTGTTCACGCATTGTATTTTGGCGTCAGAGGTTTTGGATAAGGATCGCAAATTTCGGGAACAGCTGATTGATCTTCGCGCCCGATTGGCGGATCCGGTTAAGGTCGGAGCGGATGGGCGAGTGCTTGAGTGGCAGGAAGGCTTGGAAGAGGTGGCGAAGGGGCATCGTCATGTATCGCATCTATATGCGTTGCACCCCTCGTGGCAGATTTCGCCTGGGACGACGCCGCAGTGGGCCGCGGCAGCGCGGAAGACGATCGACCACCGATTGGCCCATGGTGGCGGACATACTGGTTGGAGCCGAGCGTGGATCATCAACTTTTACGCTCGGTTGTTGGATGGCGAAAAATGCGATGAGAATCTTCAGGCCCTGTTGATCAAGTCGACGCTTCCAAACTTTTTTGATACCCACCCGCCGTTCCAAATCGATGGCAACTTAGGGGCGACCGCCGGGATCGCCGAAATGTTGTTGCAGTCCCATGAGCAGGCAAATGATGGATTGCCCGTCATCGCTTTGCTTCCCGCATTGCCCAGGGTTTGGAGCGATGGGGCGGTGAAGGGACTTCGTGCCCGTGGCGGTTTTGAGGTCGATATTACTTGGAAGGATGGAAAGCTGGTGGCTGCGAAGCTACATTCCCGCATCGGTCGACCGTGCCAAGTCCGCTACGGGAACAAGACCATCGATCTGCAGACCGAGGTCGATGCCAGCTATGACCTGAAAGACCGGTTCTGA
- a CDS encoding arylsulfatase: MNLRRTPLSDAVRTTVLALLGIVLTCTVSAKSPNVVIVISDDQGYGDLGCTGNPIVKTPNIDQLASESSGLSDYHVAPTCSPTRCAFLTGHWTNRTGVWHTIMGRSMLRENEVTVGRMFSDAGYETGMFGKWHLGDNFPYRPEDRGFTEVYRHGGGGIGQTPDVWNNAYFDGSYFHNGRIVAAKGFCTDVFFDKANAFISDCAKQEKPFFAYISTNAPHKPLHCPPKYMKMYEGQSDGIAAFYGMITNIDDNVGRTRRLLQDLGIAEDTIFIFTTDNGTASGAKIYNAGMRGGKGSPYEGGHRVPFFVHWPAGGLTQQHDVDELTHAVDVVPTLLDMTGIQKPDDVVFDGVSIAGLLDPKQDVDWPKRFVVTDSQRVRDPIKWRSSSVMSRKYRLVNRKELYDVSVDPGQRKNIATDHPEVVREMREFYEQWWAELKPTFSQTTEIYLGHPEHPVVSLTAHDWIQKAYPPWHQGAIREADRQHPKNEKLQHSGHWAVKVVRGGTYQISLRRWPVESGIAINAAIPAGGNVPGATEAFRTTPGNSIGASAAVLRIDDQNLERKMVEADDQEVIFETQLTRGSHRLSPVFEVKEGELGAYYVVVTHVE; this comes from the coding sequence ATGAATCTACGACGAACCCCGCTGTCCGACGCCGTCCGGACCACGGTCCTGGCTTTGCTGGGCATCGTTTTAACATGCACGGTATCCGCCAAGTCACCGAATGTTGTGATCGTCATCTCTGATGACCAAGGTTACGGCGATTTGGGTTGCACTGGAAACCCCATCGTCAAGACACCCAATATTGATCAATTGGCGTCAGAGAGTTCAGGTTTGAGCGACTACCACGTCGCGCCGACCTGTTCACCGACACGTTGTGCGTTCTTGACGGGGCACTGGACGAACCGAACGGGTGTATGGCACACGATCATGGGGCGGTCGATGTTGCGAGAGAACGAGGTGACGGTGGGCCGGATGTTTTCCGATGCCGGCTATGAAACAGGAATGTTTGGAAAATGGCATTTGGGCGACAATTTCCCGTATCGTCCCGAGGACCGTGGTTTTACGGAAGTTTATCGGCATGGTGGTGGCGGTATCGGTCAAACGCCGGACGTTTGGAATAACGCCTATTTTGATGGTTCCTATTTTCATAACGGTAGGATCGTCGCAGCCAAAGGATTCTGCACGGATGTGTTTTTCGACAAGGCAAATGCGTTTATCTCTGATTGTGCGAAGCAGGAAAAGCCGTTTTTCGCTTACATTTCCACCAACGCACCCCATAAGCCGCTTCATTGTCCACCAAAGTACATGAAGATGTATGAGGGTCAGTCGGATGGTATCGCTGCTTTTTACGGCATGATCACCAATATCGATGATAATGTCGGGCGGACACGCCGGTTGCTTCAAGATTTGGGGATCGCTGAGGATACGATCTTCATCTTCACGACAGACAACGGTACGGCCAGCGGGGCGAAAATCTATAACGCCGGAATGCGTGGCGGAAAAGGCAGTCCGTATGAAGGCGGGCACCGAGTCCCCTTCTTTGTGCATTGGCCTGCCGGTGGTTTGACACAGCAGCACGATGTCGATGAATTGACGCATGCGGTCGATGTGGTCCCGACACTGTTGGACATGACGGGAATCCAGAAGCCGGACGATGTGGTGTTCGATGGTGTTTCGATCGCCGGTTTGCTGGACCCCAAGCAGGACGTCGACTGGCCTAAGCGGTTTGTTGTGACCGATTCGCAGCGTGTCCGCGATCCGATCAAGTGGCGAAGTTCATCGGTGATGTCGCGAAAGTATCGGCTGGTCAATCGTAAAGAGCTTTACGATGTTTCCGTCGATCCGGGCCAAAGGAAAAACATTGCAACAGATCACCCGGAGGTGGTTCGTGAAATGCGAGAGTTTTACGAACAGTGGTGGGCGGAACTGAAACCGACGTTTTCACAGACAACCGAGATCTACCTGGGGCATCCCGAACATCCGGTCGTAAGTCTGACCGCGCACGATTGGATTCAAAAGGCGTATCCGCCGTGGCATCAGGGGGCGATTCGTGAAGCCGATCGTCAACATCCGAAGAACGAAAAGCTTCAACACTCCGGTCATTGGGCTGTGAAAGTTGTGCGAGGCGGAACGTATCAAATTTCGCTTCGCCGATGGCCTGTTGAATCTGGAATTGCGATCAATGCCGCGATACCGGCTGGAGGAAATGTCCCTGGTGCGACTGAGGCATTCCGGACCACGCCGGGCAATTCCATTGGTGCGTCTGCGGCCGTGTTGCGTATCGATGATCAAAATTTGGAGCGCAAGATGGTTGAAGCTGATGACCAGGAAGTGATTTTCGAGACACAGTTGACTAGAGGATCACACCGACTCTCCCCCGTGTTTGAAGTAAAGGAAGGAGAATTGGGGGCCTACTATGTGGTGGTCACCCACGTGGAATAG